In Streptococcus parasuis, the following proteins share a genomic window:
- the pcrA gene encoding DNA helicase PcrA, which translates to MNPLLNGMNDRQAEAVQTTEGPLLIMAGAGSGKTRVLTHRIAYLIDEKMVNPWNILAITFTNKAAREMKERAYALNPATQDCLIATFHSMCVRILRRDADHIGYNRNFTIVDPGEQRSLMKRILKNLNLDPKKWSERSILGTISNAKNDLIDDKAFEAQAGDLYTQIVAKCYTAYQKELRQSEAVDFDDLIMLTLRLFDQNPEVLTYYQQKFQYIHVDEYQDTNHAQYQLVKLLASRFKNICVVGDADQSIYGWRGADMQNILDFEKDYPESKVVLLEENYRSTKNVLQAANEVIENNRNRRPKKLWTQNAQGDLITYYRARDENDEAIFVASQIDQLHREGKAYKDFAVLYRTNAQSRTIEEALLKSNIPYTMVGGTKFYSRKEIRDVISYLNLIANPSDNISYERIVNEPKRGVGPGTVEKIRDFATSHGMSLLEASQDIILSPIKGKAAQAVFDLANLLYNLRNQLDNLTVTQVVEAVLNQTGYIDALAAQNTLEANARIENIQEFLSVTKNFDEKDAEEEETGLDKLTRFLLDLALIADTDDGDSESSEVTLMTLHAAKGLEFPVVFLIGMEENVFPLSRAAEEEDELEEERRLAYVGITRAEQILYLTNANSRLLFGRSNYNQPSRFIREISSDLLDYQGLARPANTSFKASYVNGRATQFGQGMSLQQALQSRKASVQPSAKLGGSMPFASSNQSSSSGTNWSVGDIAVHKKWGRGTVLEVSGSGSNQELKINFPDMGLKKVLASLAPISKED; encoded by the coding sequence ATGAACCCATTATTAAACGGAATGAATGACAGACAGGCAGAAGCGGTGCAGACGACAGAAGGACCGCTTTTGATTATGGCAGGAGCTGGTTCGGGTAAGACGCGAGTCCTGACCCACCGTATCGCGTATTTGATTGATGAAAAAATGGTCAATCCTTGGAATATCTTAGCCATTACCTTTACCAATAAAGCGGCGCGTGAGATGAAGGAGCGGGCCTATGCCCTCAATCCTGCAACTCAAGATTGTTTGATAGCTACCTTCCACTCCATGTGTGTCCGCATTTTGCGTCGGGATGCTGACCATATTGGCTATAATCGCAATTTTACGATTGTCGATCCAGGTGAGCAACGCAGTCTCATGAAACGGATTTTGAAAAATCTCAATTTAGACCCGAAAAAATGGAGTGAACGTTCTATCCTGGGAACTATTTCCAATGCCAAAAACGATTTGATTGATGACAAGGCATTTGAAGCACAGGCAGGCGACCTATACACGCAGATTGTTGCTAAATGCTACACGGCTTATCAAAAGGAACTAAGACAGTCAGAGGCCGTTGACTTTGATGATTTGATCATGTTGACGCTCCGCCTTTTTGACCAAAATCCAGAGGTCCTGACCTATTACCAGCAGAAATTCCAGTACATACATGTCGATGAGTATCAGGATACCAACCATGCCCAGTACCAATTGGTCAAGCTCCTGGCATCTCGTTTCAAGAATATCTGCGTTGTCGGAGATGCGGACCAGTCTATCTATGGTTGGCGTGGTGCGGATATGCAAAATATCCTGGACTTTGAAAAGGATTATCCAGAGAGCAAGGTTGTGCTTTTGGAGGAAAACTATCGTTCGACCAAGAACGTCTTGCAGGCTGCCAATGAGGTTATCGAAAACAACCGCAATCGCCGTCCGAAAAAACTCTGGACACAGAATGCCCAAGGGGATTTGATTACCTATTATCGTGCTCGGGATGAAAATGACGAGGCGATATTTGTAGCGAGTCAGATTGACCAGTTGCACCGAGAAGGTAAGGCCTATAAGGATTTTGCAGTTCTCTACCGGACCAATGCTCAATCCCGTACCATTGAAGAAGCTTTGCTCAAGTCCAATATCCCTTATACCATGGTCGGCGGTACCAAGTTCTACAGCCGTAAGGAAATTCGGGATGTCATTTCCTACTTGAACCTCATTGCCAACCCATCAGACAATATTTCTTATGAACGCATTGTCAATGAGCCAAAGCGTGGTGTTGGCCCCGGAACGGTTGAAAAGATACGTGATTTTGCGACCAGTCATGGCATGTCCTTGCTGGAAGCATCACAAGATATTATTCTGTCACCAATCAAAGGGAAGGCAGCACAGGCAGTCTTTGACCTAGCCAATCTCCTCTACAATCTCCGTAATCAATTAGACAACTTGACGGTTACCCAGGTAGTCGAGGCAGTATTGAACCAAACAGGCTATATTGATGCCCTTGCAGCACAAAACACGTTGGAAGCCAATGCTCGCATTGAAAACATCCAGGAATTCCTTTCTGTTACCAAAAACTTTGACGAAAAGGATGCTGAGGAAGAAGAGACAGGTCTAGATAAATTAACACGCTTCCTGCTTGATTTGGCACTGATTGCTGACACAGATGATGGCGATAGCGAATCTTCAGAAGTGACCCTTATGACCCTCCACGCAGCTAAAGGTCTGGAATTTCCTGTTGTCTTCTTGATTGGTATGGAGGAGAATGTCTTCCCGCTCAGCCGTGCAGCAGAAGAAGAGGACGAATTGGAAGAAGAACGTCGTTTGGCTTACGTAGGTATCACACGGGCAGAACAGATTCTCTACCTGACAAATGCTAATTCACGCCTCCTTTTTGGTCGCAGTAATTACAACCAACCTAGCCGCTTTATACGTGAAATTTCCAGTGATCTCCTTGACTACCAAGGCCTCGCTCGTCCAGCCAATACTAGCTTTAAGGCTTCTTATGTCAATGGCAGAGCGACACAGTTTGGACAAGGCATGAGCTTGCAACAAGCCCTACAAAGTCGAAAAGCATCCGTACAACCATCTGCCAAGCTCGGAGGCAGTATGCCTTTCGCATCAAGCAACCAATCGTCAAGCTCAGGCACCAACTGGTCAGTTGGTGACATCGCAGTCCACAAGAAATGGGGACGCGGTACAGTCCTTGAAGTTTCAGGCTCAGGCAGCAATCAAGAACTCAAAATCAATTTCCCTGACATGGGACTCAAAAAAGTCTTGGCAAGCTTAGCGCCGATAAGTAAAGAAGATTAA
- a CDS encoding HAD family hydrolase → MNKMVIWFDLDGVIFDSYEVWDQVVQGILKHHGVAYTQQIREELWRIPMEDVNEYLLQLVENSLEENELERQKMNQLQSLYRDISLMDGVHELLSTLKSKGAVMYAVTSNYLELAELGLSSHHLSNYFVKLFSSLDLFGSDKNREFYQFILHQEGMDPANIVMVEDNMNNLRIGHELGIAGVYIEHPNSPFSDENTGIVSIKQLSELIPILEDRK, encoded by the coding sequence ATGAACAAAATGGTCATTTGGTTTGACCTTGATGGAGTTATTTTTGATTCCTATGAGGTCTGGGATCAGGTGGTTCAAGGGATTTTGAAACATCACGGGGTTGCTTATACCCAGCAGATAAGGGAAGAACTTTGGCGGATTCCAATGGAAGATGTCAACGAGTATTTATTGCAACTTGTGGAAAATTCCTTAGAAGAGAATGAACTTGAAAGGCAAAAAATGAATCAACTGCAATCACTATATAGAGATATTTCCTTGATGGATGGTGTGCATGAACTCTTATCTACATTGAAGTCAAAAGGTGCAGTCATGTACGCAGTCACTTCAAACTATCTGGAGCTGGCTGAACTAGGTTTGTCATCCCACCATCTTTCTAACTATTTTGTGAAACTATTTAGCAGTTTGGATCTGTTTGGAAGCGATAAAAATAGGGAGTTTTACCAATTCATCCTACATCAGGAAGGGATGGATCCAGCCAATATTGTAATGGTCGAGGATAATATGAACAATCTTCGTATTGGACACGAGTTAGGAATAGCGGGAGTTTATATAGAACATCCAAATTCCCCTTTTTCTGATGAGAATACCGGAATAGTTAGCATCAAGCAATTAAGTGAATTGATACCAATTTTGGAGGATAGAAAATGA
- the thiD gene encoding bifunctional hydroxymethylpyrimidine kinase/phosphomethylpyrimidine kinase, producing MTSLHVALSIAGTDPTGGAGIMADLKSFQARSVYGMAVVTSVVAQNTKGVQLIRHLDQEILEEQLKSVFQDIVPDAIKTGMLAQVETIELVASYLTKQKCPYVLDPVMVATSGDRLIEEDAIQALKTKLLPLATIITPNLPEAEVLVGRTLKSENDIMNAGRWIRKELGVKNVVIKGGHLAKVASDYLFLEDDEISIISAARISTNHTHGTGCTYAAVITAELAKGRTVAQAVETAKRFITEAIQTAPELGHGNGPVNHTTYRGE from the coding sequence ATGACATCTTTACATGTAGCATTATCAATAGCAGGAACAGATCCGACAGGCGGAGCAGGTATTATGGCTGATTTGAAGAGCTTTCAGGCTAGATCAGTTTATGGTATGGCAGTCGTGACGAGTGTCGTTGCTCAAAATACCAAAGGGGTGCAACTAATTCGTCATCTTGATCAGGAAATTTTAGAAGAACAATTGAAAAGTGTCTTTCAGGACATTGTTCCAGATGCAATAAAAACGGGAATGTTAGCACAAGTCGAGACCATTGAGCTCGTCGCAAGCTATCTTACAAAACAGAAGTGTCCATATGTCTTGGATCCTGTTATGGTCGCAACGAGTGGAGACCGTTTGATTGAAGAGGATGCCATCCAAGCGCTGAAAACAAAATTACTGCCTCTTGCTACCATCATTACACCGAATCTACCAGAAGCAGAAGTTCTAGTCGGTAGAACACTGAAAAGTGAAAATGACATCATGAATGCGGGCCGTTGGATCCGGAAAGAACTTGGGGTAAAAAATGTGGTCATTAAGGGTGGTCATTTGGCAAAGGTGGCATCTGACTACTTATTTTTAGAAGATGATGAGATCAGTATCATCAGTGCAGCACGCATTTCTACGAACCATACCCATGGTACAGGTTGTACCTATGCGGCAGTCATTACTGCAGAGTTGGCGAAAGGTCGGACAGTAGCACAAGCAGTCGAAACCGCCAAACGATTTATTACAGAAGCAATTCAGACTGCTCCAGAACTGGGTCATGGAAATGGTCCTGTCAATCATACCACCTACAGAGGAGAGTAA
- the thiM gene encoding hydroxyethylthiazole kinase: MYLEKLRSQNPLTICITNDVVKNFTANGLLALGASPAMSEYPEDLEDLLPYAKGLLINTGTLTNETWELYKSALDIAEKYGVPTVLDPVAAGAGSYRKKVALNLLHHHSISLVRGNAGEIAALIGERIETKGVDSAQIDNVGELALRANQQLGIPVVITGKKDAIAVNHQVRILENGSELMPLVTGTGCLLGAVLAASIHLADEDSLLDCLEEVLSAYSIAGEMAEQKTSLPGTFQIEFINSLYAIQSEEVEENKKGHSL, translated from the coding sequence ATGTATTTGGAAAAATTACGTAGCCAAAATCCCTTGACCATTTGTATTACGAATGATGTAGTCAAAAATTTTACAGCCAATGGCTTGCTTGCTCTCGGTGCCTCACCTGCAATGAGCGAGTATCCAGAAGATTTGGAGGATCTACTTCCCTATGCAAAGGGGTTATTGATTAATACAGGAACCTTGACCAATGAAACTTGGGAACTATACAAATCTGCATTGGATATTGCTGAGAAATATGGTGTACCTACCGTCTTAGATCCTGTTGCGGCAGGTGCAGGTAGTTATCGCAAGAAAGTTGCCTTGAATCTGTTACATCATCATTCTATTTCACTCGTTCGTGGGAATGCAGGAGAAATTGCAGCCTTGATTGGTGAAAGAATTGAAACGAAAGGGGTAGATTCTGCTCAGATAGACAATGTTGGTGAACTAGCCCTCAGAGCCAACCAACAATTAGGAATTCCTGTTGTGATAACTGGAAAAAAAGATGCTATCGCTGTGAATCATCAGGTTCGGATTTTGGAAAATGGCAGTGAGTTAATGCCACTAGTGACAGGGACAGGATGCCTACTGGGAGCAGTTCTGGCTGCCTCTATTCACCTAGCTGATGAGGATTCATTATTGGATTGTTTGGAAGAGGTCCTATCGGCTTATTCGATCGCTGGAGAAATGGCAGAGCAGAAAACCTCACTACCAGGAACCTTCCAGATTGAGTTTATAAATAGCCTCTATGCAATTCAGTCAGAAGAGGTTGAAGAAAATAAAAAAGGTCATTCATTATGA
- the thiE gene encoding thiamine phosphate synthase, whose translation MNRKMLQVYFICGTTDCSKGNFLDVLEKALQAGITCFQFREKGEQALIGSEKLSLAKQVQHLCHRYQVPLIINDDIELARAIDADGIHLGQEDLSVVEARQLFPEKIIGLSVGTEEEYLNSPIELVDYIGSGPVFPTLSKDDASPSIGMDGLKHLRKLNSDIPMVAIGGLSAKDCKNVFQAGADGIAVISAISRAEDAYKATKILVDGIQAMSV comes from the coding sequence ATGAATAGAAAAATGCTTCAAGTTTACTTTATTTGTGGCACGACAGATTGTTCAAAAGGCAATTTTTTGGATGTCCTGGAAAAGGCATTGCAGGCAGGAATCACTTGCTTTCAATTTCGTGAAAAAGGTGAGCAGGCTTTAATAGGGTCTGAAAAACTATCGTTGGCAAAACAAGTTCAACACCTGTGTCACCGCTATCAGGTTCCATTAATCATCAATGATGATATTGAGTTAGCCCGTGCTATTGATGCTGATGGAATACACCTTGGACAGGAAGATTTATCAGTGGTAGAAGCGAGACAGCTCTTCCCAGAGAAAATAATTGGACTATCAGTTGGAACAGAGGAAGAATACCTCAATTCGCCTATTGAACTAGTAGATTATATCGGAAGTGGACCTGTTTTTCCCACTTTATCTAAAGATGATGCTAGTCCATCCATTGGAATGGATGGATTAAAGCATCTAAGGAAACTCAATTCCGATATTCCCATGGTTGCGATAGGAGGGTTATCTGCCAAAGATTGCAAGAATGTTTTCCAAGCAGGTGCAGATGGCATAGCAGTAATCTCCGCCATTTCCCGTGCTGAAGACGCATACAAAGCAACCAAGATATTGGTGGATGGGATCCAAGCAATGTCTGTCTAA
- a CDS encoding class B sortase — protein sequence MKRFRQVFGLALLIITVFLFLYGIGDLEKAEEVRLQRKNIEQIFQKNSDAYAWIRVEGTKINYPVLQHPTDDAYYLTHDAEGNETQYGAIFTERVNQTSFEDSVTIIYGHAMRDDSMFGSLDYLAEPSTFESIQTVTITKDGKDFLYQIVAAYSFTDDHLYHTFGLGDTKQVESYVSLLEAWANEYGGFYRSFDFDVTRDKLLILSTCDVAGNERRFVVHAVRKGGS from the coding sequence GTGAAAAGATTTAGACAAGTATTTGGACTAGCACTTCTTATCATAACTGTGTTCCTATTCCTGTATGGGATAGGTGATTTGGAAAAGGCCGAAGAAGTACGTTTACAAAGAAAAAATATTGAACAAATATTTCAAAAAAACTCAGATGCCTATGCTTGGATTCGGGTGGAAGGAACGAAAATTAACTACCCTGTTCTGCAACATCCGACAGACGACGCCTACTATTTAACCCATGATGCAGAAGGAAATGAGACTCAGTATGGTGCTATTTTTACTGAAAGGGTAAATCAGACTAGTTTTGAGGATTCTGTGACGATTATCTATGGACATGCCATGCGTGATGATTCCATGTTTGGTAGCCTAGACTATTTAGCAGAGCCTTCTACATTTGAATCAATCCAGACAGTAACGATTACCAAAGACGGGAAAGACTTTCTATACCAGATTGTTGCAGCATATTCCTTTACTGATGATCACCTGTATCACACCTTTGGACTAGGCGATACGAAGCAGGTGGAGTCATATGTCTCTCTGTTAGAAGCCTGGGCAAATGAATATGGTGGATTCTATCGCTCGTTTGATTTTGATGTTACTCGGGATAAGTTATTGATTTTATCTACTTGTGACGTGGCAGGAAATGAGAGACGGTTTGTAGTTCATGCCGTCAGAAAAGGAGGAAGCTAA